The sequence gtagtaatagatgaatagctgttactgtatataagatgtgtagatctcatgtctgatcacagtgtaattatattatatatcagtgatgtcagtaacagggggcggagctgtgacaacctctcacacatgatatacaggctggttgtcagtagtaatcgatgaatagctgttactgtatataagatgtgtggatctcatgtctgatcacaatgtaattatattatatatcagtgatgtcagtaacaggggcggagctgtgacaacctctcacacatgatatacaggctggttgtcagtagtaatagatgaatagctgttactgtatataagatgtgtggatctcatgtctgatcacagtgtaattatattatatatcagtgatgtcagtaacagggggcggggctgtgacaacctctcagacatgatatacaggcaggttgtcagtagtaatagatgaatagctgtgactgtatataagatgtgtggatctcatgtctgatcacaatgtcattatattatatatcagtgatgtcagtaacagggggcggggctgtgacaacctctcacacatgatatacaggctggttatcAGGAGTAATAGATGAAAACCTTTTGGTGTAATAGCAGCTCTCAGATGAATAGATAATTTTAGACGGGGTCGGGTTTGCTGAAGaaccaactgctatttgttggggGATTTATCTCcctaatgaattcaatggggaaaacccgcaataaatGAGCAACGTTTgggcaaatacaattaacatgagcGGTTTTACTGACCctcagggtgtattcacacgcagcagatttgttggaCATTTCGGTGACTGTCCTTACGATCTCATCAGAACTCGCAGAAATCACCCCATTTAGttgtatggaacagattttctgtCACATCAAATttgctgtgtgtgaacatacccttatggacaGATTTGTACCTCccgataggcctcatgcacacgaatgtatttttgtggccgcaattcacccgcaaatctgcagttgaattgcggccccattagttTCACTGGGCCCACGCACACGGCCctggtttccacagtcagtgcattgcccgggaacctggaccgcaaaaacatCAGacgtgtcttattacagccgcatTTTGGGGTCCAGGCTGCGTGACATGAATGCACACGGCCCATGATTTGTGGGCGACAATCCAcagccgtccgagccgcaaatctccGCCCATGCACAACACTACGGTCATACgcctgaggccttattcacacgaacattgtATGCGTCAGTGTCctgttaataaaagaaaaaaaaaaaatgtacggcGCCCGGATCTCTGCACTTCAATGGGACAATTCAgacgtccgtgagtttcacgcagtatttccgttgcatgaaacgcactgcatgtcctattctggtctgtttttgcggaccttgACGCCCATTGGAGTctacgggtgcgtgaaaatcatggacagcacacggacgccatACGTGTGCGGTCCGATCCGTGTTGCACAcaagtttctaaaaaaaataataatttaaatgtACATTAACAGACACTGAAAACGGACGCCACACCGAGCTGAAATGCGTTAACCACGGTCTGTTTTTTCCAGAATGGACgcgctcgtctgaatcaggccttatagtATAAACGACGCCTTAGTCATGTTGCAGTTTCCTCattggccactagatgtcagcactACAGGCAACGTCTCATTTGCAGCCTGCAGTCATGTATAGCAGAAGGATATGCAATCAGCTAATAGTCAGTGGGGGGGTCCTActaccgagacccccaccaatcacaggaATTAAGGGGCCCCCCTCATCCAGGAGTTGGGAACACAACAATCTCCACTCCATTCAAGGACCTGGATGGGTGGGACTGTGCAGGGAAAGACTGAGGCCGCTCCAGGGCCCCTTTCTTCCAGCAATCAGTGGGGCCCCTCATGATCAGACGTCTCTCACTATTGAACCAAAGCTACAAGGGGATTATAAAGTAATGGGCAGTATAAGGAGGGATTTCTATTCCCCTTCCCTTTGGATCAAATTCTGgcaaatgcatcaaaaactgcacacAAAAAACCTGCATGTGTGATTTCAGTCTTAGACTTGTGTTTATAGATCTAAGATCTCCGGCCCCACAGTTCTTAAGAGAGGCGATCGTGACCCCCAAAATCATACAGGTCCCTCTAGTGGACTCCTGATTCTCCCTCTCCCAACATCCAGAAATCTGAGCACAGAGAAGGGCTGAGGCGACTTCCGATGGTTCTCGGTCCTGAGGTCAGACGTGCGGCGCTCACACGATGTCTGACCACAAATAAAGACTCCGGGTTCAGtttctacattttattatttaaaactttGTGAACAATTTCAGagagaaaaaaacccaaaaactatTAAAAGGAGGTGGGGGTGGGGAATAAGCAATGTCCAGGGCACCCCCAGGTGTACGGGACGCTCGGCGATACACGGGTCATGGAGGCGGCCGCTGTGAGACGGTGCAGAGGCCTCGAGTCGCTCGGACCACCGGGAGGTCGCTGGTTCCTTCTTGACTGATGGGTAGAATCCTGAATCTTGTCCCTACGTGACGGCGGCGTCGTTGTCGTCTCGGGGGGGCCCGGCCGCTGTCCTATAGGTTTTGGTCCGTATTTCTGTCCACCTCTTTATAATCCCTCCCTCCATATAGTGTGAGGTGGAATCCAGCTACAGCGCGGGGGCCGCGTTACCGCAACAAAATAAATTAAGCTCAGGGAGGGTCCCACGTCCGATTAACCTCTTCACTGCCAGAGGCGGGTTTACACATTAACCTCTGACCCTGAACAATGACGAGATGAAGCCGACACCCCCTGCCAGGATAACGGGGCTCAATCCTGGAAATGTGAGGCAGGGGATTGTGGGAAGAACTTAAAACAAGGTGGGGGAAGGGAAGCCTCAAGATGGAGGAGGTTCATGGAGGCCGCTCGGAAGATCCGGTGATGTGCGGAGCTACAAATACAATATTTATTAagataaaacataaaatatttaaaaaaacaaaaaccacacaGAACGGCTGAAGGCACAAAAGCTACAGGTCAGGATGTCCGGGGGCCGGGTCAGGGACGAGGCCGCCGGGTCAGGGACGAGGCCGCCGGGTCAGGGACGAGGCCGCCGGGTCAGGGACGAGGCCGCCGGGTCAGGGACGAGGCCGCCGGGTCAGGGACGAGGCCGCCATCTACATCTAGGTTCACTTACTTTCTCTATTAACCCTTTCTCTTAGAGGAATGTGAGTTTAGGCAAAGAGGTTAAACCGCCATTAATGAAGTGCAGCGGACGCGGTAACtagcgggggaggggagactggtgATTGGATGTTGCTCTATACGTCCCCATCTGGCAAGGAAATGATTATGATACAGAAAGAACGTTTGAGAAGCAAAATATTCAACAGCCACAAAATCGGGAAGTCGCGGCCCAGGAAGCGCCGGAGATTTAACCCATTCCTGAACGAGAAGAAGTTAATGCCCGAGCGCTCCGTGGTCCTGCGGCTGCCGCATGCCGTAAATCAAGGGGTCAATCATTGTTACATGCACAGACAAAGCCCCGCGGCCTCGGCGACTGGAGACGTGCGCTGTGACAATGTCCGAGGCAATCCTGGAGTAAGAAGCTGCTGGAAAACCCAACCCCCTGCGCCATTTCCCCCTGGCGCCCCCTGTTTTCTCCAGGATACAAGTTGTGCTTTAAAGATctgccaaacaaaaaaaaaagaaaacctaggCCCGTCAGCTTCTCcaggagacggggggggggggggggggagcgcagaACTTTCAGGGTGAAGgcagaaggggttaataaaccagCGCAGTACAGACGGCAAAGCTCAGCCTTGCACCGAGTACTGCTCTTCATGGCAGACTCCATCCAGCAGAGGAAGGGTTAATTACAAAATGAGACACTCAGGATAAAAACGGTAAAATCCAGAGGGGCACAACGGTCTCtgctccccagcctgctgacgtCACCACCGCCCCTGCAAGAAGAAGACAAGACATGAAAACCTTTACTATGAAAGTCTCTAACAGAGGAGCCACAGGGGCCCCAGTGCTCTACTACTACTATAGGCAAACTGATCTCACAATTCTGttacttcagagctgaaatctcctgcTTGTTCAGGGTCTGCACGGAGctctctggtgatttgcattctgcgaagtgtcatctttatacaaggaTCTGTAGTCATCTGATGTAGCAAACACTACCAACGTACATGGCCTCCTCTAATACAGGCGGCAGTGAAAGGCATGTCTGTCCACAAGCTTGCTGACAGTTTCCaaaaaccagcagaatagtgagatcagtgactccagagctgcaatcactattctgctggtggagtataatacaggatgtaactcaggatcagtacaggataagtaatgtatgtacacagtgactccaccagcagaatagtgagtgcagctctggagtataatacaggatataactcaggatcagtacaggataagtaatgtaatgtatgtacacagtgactccaccagcagaatagtgagtgcagctctggagtataatacaggatgtaactcaggatcagtacaggataagtaatgtaatgtatctacacagtgactccaccagcagaatagtgagtgcagctctggagtataatacaggatgtaactcaggatcagtacaggataagtaatgtaatgtatgtacacagtgactccaccagcagaatagtgagtgcagctctggagtataatacaggatataactcaggatcagtacaggataagtaatgtaatgtatgtacacagtgactccaccagcagaatagtgagtgcagctctggagtataatacatgatgtaactcaggatcagtgcaggataagtaatgtaatgtatgtacacagtgactccaccagcagaacagtgagtgcagctctggcgtataatacaggatataactcaggatcagtacaggataagtaatgtatgtacacagtgactccaccagcagaatagtgagtgcagctctggagtataatacaggatgtaactcaggatcagtacaggataagtaatgtaatgtatgtacacagtgactccaccagcagaatagtgagtgcagctctgcagtataatacaggatataactcaggatcagtacaggataagtaatgtatgtacacagtgactccaccagcagaatagtgagtgcagctctggagtataatacaggatgtaactcaggatcagtacaggataagtaatgtaatgtatgtacacagtgactccaccagcagaatactgagcgcagctccggagtataatacaggatgaaatTACACCCTTCCCCCAAATGTGACTTATAACATACAGGCACTGGAGCTGTTCAGTTGCTTTACCCTTTTAGGTTGGGGacttgtgaattacattttacgGATGGGGACGTCTGGCTAATCTTATGGTAATCCTTGGGGTATACTCCACCCTCTCACACATATCCTACGTCAGACACCATATGAGCAACGAAAAGAAAAATCAAATTGTCCGGAGCAGACCCTCACCTCGGGGGTTAGAAGAGACCACAGTCCTTCAGGTTGTTTTTGATGATCACATCGGTCACAGCATCAAACACAAACTGGACATTTTTCGTGTCCGTTGCGCAGGTGAAGTGCGTGTAGATCTCCTTGGTGTCACGTCTCTTGTTCAGATCCTCAAACTTGCTCTGGATGTAGCTGGCGGCCTCATCATACTGGTTAGCACCTGCAAGGAGGCAGTGATGGCAGGTTAGAGGGGGGTGAGGCAGAGACGGCGTGAACCCAAAGTTCCCCAACCACCATTACAGGAAAGTACAAGACCCTACACCAAGCTGCAGAGATTTCATGACCGTCCTGGGGTGTGAGGCCAAAATAATCTACAGACCTGAACCAGGGGTCACATCCaatccaattaacttaaagaggctctgtctccacatgacTTTctgaatgcccaactgggcatgtttttaacttttgaccaactgggcattgtacagaggagtgtatgacgctgactaatcagtgaccaatcagtgtcatgcacttctctccattcaagtccatttgtactcagaacagcgtgatctcgttgtgctgtcacatactcccacagtaactttattgAAGTGTCTAGAGAGTGAATAGacgtcacctccagccaggacacgatgtctatccacactcccgacacttcggtaaagtttgtgtgggacttaatagccgcacagcgagatcacgctatgaacgACAGCACAGAGAGATCACGCTATGCAGGtactaagtcccacagaaacgttaccgaagtgtcgagagtgtgaatagacatggcgtccTCGCTGGAGGTgacgtctattcactctcaagacacttcagtaaagttaatgtgggtgtatgtgacagcactgggatttcgcaagatcacgctgtgctgtgtacaaatggacatgaatggagagaagtgtatgacgctgattggtcaccgattggtcagcgtcatacactcctctgtacaacgcccacttggtcaaaagttaaaaacgcacagttgggcattaagaaactcattagcataaagctaaaattgctcaaaaatgatcgtttttcaaaatgaaaaccactgctgttctctacattacagcgccgatcacattatgtaggagatagtcaagttataatctggtgacagagactctttaatggCGTTTGTGCAGCTCACCATTGGTTGGCGTACATCACAAGATTTTTCGTACCAAAACCTGCCTGGAACCCCCTTTATAACCCTGAATATaaacaatgtttccattcactgacagcaagtggaTGTAGTGAAAATGCTGAAGAATAGAAACAGCACATAAAGCTGCAGAACATTTGATTATACGATGATGAAGCATTATAGACAGAAGACTGGGGTGAGGGCCCGTCCATTCTGACGGGCGGACAGTAAATATTTGGCCGCTTTGATGGGCGACGTCACCTGTGTATTCTGGGAAGCAGATGGTGAGCGGACTGTGCGTGATCTTCTCCTCAAACAGATCCTTCTTATTAAGGAAGAGGATGATGGACGTCTCCGTGAACCACTTATTGTTGCAGATGCTGTCAAAGAGCTTCATGCTTTCATGCATCCGGTTCTGTAGAGGGGGAAAAAGAACATCCACATGTCAGTCCAGATACAGAGGGGCGTGAAGACTTGTGCAGCCGGCGCGCTAGCtggatatcatactgagcgtcacTGGTAACAGAATAATCATCCAGCCCAGGAGAAGACTTCATCTAGTTCACACCACGTAATAAAGGGGCTGACGTGGTCTGTGGTGCCGTGGCCGTCATTGTCGCTCACCATCTCCTCATCTTCTGCAAGGACGAGGTCGTAAGCACTGAGGGCCACACAGAAGATGATGGCCGTCACCCCCTCGAAGCAGTGGATCCACTTCTTGCGCTCAGACCGCTGTCCACCGACATCAAACATCCTGCAGAAATAGGAAGTTAAGAAACGTCTTGTTGTGCAATGTCCATGTTGGAACGCAGCGTGTGGGGAAACCAAACACAAGCACATAATATATCTATAAACGTCTCACAGCTGGAGGAGTCCTGTGGACCGGCCCGCACCACAGTCTGCTACAACTGTAAAATCTCACAGTAGACTGCAGTTCAATACAGTGACCACCAGGTGGCGGTGCACAACTGCACAAGGTATGGAGATGGTGACGTCACGGTCACGCAGTTGGTGGCGGTCGCCTCCGCTCTACATTTACTTTATCACGGAAAGATTTTTAGTTTTAAGACATTACGTATGAAGCGCTATATATTATtagtcagggggggggggtgaccacTATGCTCCGTCCACATCACAGGGACAGACGTTCTAtagtgtggagaccccaaaaacagcCCCCATAGCTCAGCTTCCTGTAAGTGTGACCAGGGCTAGCAGGGGCTATGGGTCAGAACCATAGTTATTATTATTGATCTTGGTGGGGGAGGGATGAGGCAGACCTGAGCCTCGCGCCGCTTTACAAAAATTATTCTGGGACGAGGACGATTATAATCCAGCGAGCGGTTCCATCACCAGGCTCCCGGAGATTCTCGTATAACTGATCATTGACGTGCAGGATGATATATTGCGGCGAGATGCGAGCGCAGGATCGGGTGGATATACGCACTTGAAGTGGAGATCTTTGAAGGTGAAATGAGTCTCCACAATCCCCGTGGTCTTCACCCTGGTCCTCAGGACGTCCTGCTGCGTGGGCACATAGTCCGACCGGGCGATCCGCTCCAGA is a genomic window of Rhinoderma darwinii isolate aRhiDar2 chromosome 7, aRhiDar2.hap1, whole genome shotgun sequence containing:
- the GNAI2 gene encoding guanine nucleotide-binding protein G(i) subunit alpha-2 isoform X1, coding for MGCTVSAEDKAAAERSKIIDKNLREDGEKAAREVKLLLLGAGESGKSTIVKQMKIIHEDGYSEEECRQYRAVVYSNTIQSIMAIIKAMGNLKIDFGDTARADDARQLFALSCTAEEQGILPDDLAGVIRRLWADQGVQVCFNRSREYQLNDSAAYYLNDLERIARSDYVPTQQDVLRTRVKTTGIVETHFTFKDLHFKMFDVGGQRSERKKWIHCFEGVTAIIFCVALSAYDLVLAEDEEMNRMHESMKLFDSICNNKWFTETSIILFLNKKDLFEEKITHSPLTICFPEYTGANQYDEAASYIQSKFEDLNKRRDTKEIYTHFTCATDTKNVQFVFDAVTDVIIKNNLKDCGLF
- the GNAI2 gene encoding guanine nucleotide-binding protein G(i) subunit alpha-2 isoform X2, whose amino-acid sequence is MKIIHEDGYSEEECRQYRAVVYSNTIQSIMAIIKAMGNLKIDFGDTARADDARQLFALSCTAEEQGILPDDLAGVIRRLWADQGVQVCFNRSREYQLNDSAAYYLNDLERIARSDYVPTQQDVLRTRVKTTGIVETHFTFKDLHFKMFDVGGQRSERKKWIHCFEGVTAIIFCVALSAYDLVLAEDEEMNRMHESMKLFDSICNNKWFTETSIILFLNKKDLFEEKITHSPLTICFPEYTGANQYDEAASYIQSKFEDLNKRRDTKEIYTHFTCATDTKNVQFVFDAVTDVIIKNNLKDCGLF